From the genome of Pseudoliparis swirei isolate HS2019 ecotype Mariana Trench chromosome 10, NWPU_hadal_v1, whole genome shotgun sequence, one region includes:
- the usp44 gene encoding ubiquitin carboxyl-terminal hydrolase 44, protein MDRCKHVGRLRLAPDHSILKPQKWHCVDCNTSESIWACLGCAHVACGRYIEEHALQHFQQQRHPLAMEVNELYVFCYLCDDYVLNDNATGDLKLLRGKLGAIQSQRYEVTTRSGRTLRSAGAAPDAPVPGGARELQLRDEDRMSTALWHRRRALMGRVFRLWFALTECGKRREEEEEERKREEEEEEEQKRESRERRRATKRQLLEELENAPLRMSRRLRSKSKRVADAAEATTTRNRTKSPVTPSLARRPRTPSPAPVAPRRSERTKKVPPTHKPQTRSPAVRLRPRAPPAPPGSAQTPAPPRKQNTKQGGSPFKRRPTVTPGVTGLRNLGNTCYMNSILQVLSHLHVFRECFLRLDLTQALELLASAVHGQLAVTAPTPLIQRRAFQTSSGTGLSGGASRTRSMELIQPKEPSSKHISLCHELHTLFQVMWSGKWALVSPFAMLHSVWQLIPAFRGYAQQDAQEFLCELLDKVQHELESTGTHTAGAGVPQKRLIKQVLSVVNTIFHGQLLSQVTCLACDHRSNTVEPFWDLSLEFPERYHSNSRESAAQASCHLTEMLAKFTETEALEGNIYDCEQCNAARRRSSSKPVLLTEAQKQLMVHKLPQVLRLHLKRFRWSGRNHREKIGVHVSFDQLLNMEPYCCRDPSPCSAPSSPSSSCSAAGSPRPEHFLYDLSAVVMHHGKGFGSGHYTSYCYNTEGGFWVHCNDSKLNVCSVEEVCRAQAYILFYTQRVTQDKDWLL, encoded by the exons atggacaGGTGTAAGCATGTGGGGCGGCTGCGGCTGGCCCCCGACCACTCCATCCTCAAGCCCCAGAAGTGGCACTGCGTGGACTGCAACACCAGCGAGTCCATCTGGGCGTGCCTGGGCTGCGCGCACGTGGCGTGCGGCCGCTACATCGAGGAGCACGCGCTGCAGCACTTCCAGCAGCAGCGCCACCCGCTGGCGATGGAGGTGAACGAGCTCTACGTCTTCTGCTACCTGTGCGACGACTACGTCCTGAACGACAACGCCACCGGGGACCTGAAGCTGCTGCGCGGCAAGCTGGGCGCCATCCAGAGCCAGCGCTACGAGGTGACCACGCGCAGCGGGCGCACCCTCCGCTCGGCGGGCGCCGCCCCCGACGCCCCGGTGCCGGGCGGCGCCCGCGAGCTGCAGCTGAGGGACGAGGACCGGATGTCCACGGCGCTCTGGCACCGCCGCCGGGCGCTGATGGGGCGCGTCTTCCGCCTCTGGTTCGCGCTGACCGAAtgcgggaagaggagggaggaggaggaggaggagaggaagagggaggaggaggaggaggaggagcaaaagAGGGAGTCGCGGGAGAGGAGGCGGGCGACGAAGaggcagctgctggaggagttGGAGAACGCTCCTCTCCGGATGAGCCGGCGCCTGCGCTCCAAGAGCAAGAGAGTCGCCGACGCGGCGGAGGCGACGACGACGCGTAACCGGACCAAATCCCCCGTGACCCCGTCGCTCGCCCGCAGGCCGAGGACCCCGAGTCCCGCCCCCGTGGCCCCCAGGAGGAGCGAACGGACCAAAAAGGTCCCGCCGACTCACAAACCCCAGACCCGCTCCCCCGCCGTCAGACTGAGGCCCAGAGCGCCCCCGGCGCCCCCCGGCTCGGCCCAAacgcccgcccccccccgcaAGCAGAACACTAAGCAGGGCGGCTCGCCCTTCAAGCGGCGCCCCACGGTCACCCCCGGCGTGACGGGCCTGAGGAACCTGGGCAACACCTGCTACATGAACTCCATCCTGCAGGTGCTGAGCCACCTCCACGTCTTCAGGGAGTGCTTCCTGCGCCTGGACCTGACGCAGGCGCTGGAGCTGCTGGCGTCCGCCGTCCACGGGCAGCTGGCAGTGACGGCCCCGACCCCTCTGATCCAGAGGAGGGCGTTCCAGACCAGCTCCGGCACCGGGCTGAGCGGCGGCGCCTCCCGGACCCGCAGCATGGAGCTGATCCAGCCCAAGGAGCCCAGCTCCAAGCACATCTCCCTCTGCCACGAGCTGCACACCTTGTTCCAGGTGATGTGGTCGGGCAAGTGGGCGCTGGTGTCGCCCTTCGCCATGCTCCACTCGGTGTGGCAGCTGATCCCGGCGTTCCGGGGCTACGCCCAGCAGGACGCGCAGGAGTTCCTGTGCGAGCTGCTGGACAAGGTGCAGCACGAGCTGGAGAGCACCGGCACGCACACGGCCGGCGCCGGCGTGCCCCAGAAGCGCCTCATCAAGCAGGTGCTCAGCGTGGTCAACACCATCTTCCACGGCCAGCTCCTCagccag gtgacctGCCTGGCCTGCGACCACCGCTCCAACACCGTGGAGCCCTTCTGGGATCTGTCGCTGGAGTTCCCCGAGCGTTACCACAGCAACAGCCGGGAGTCGGCGGCGCAGGCCTCGTGCCACCTGACGGAGATGCTGGCCAAGTTCACGGAGACCGAAGCGCTGGAGGGAAACATCTACGACTGTGAGCAGTGCAACG CGGCTCGCCGGCGCTCCTCCTCCAAGCCGGTCCTCCTGACCGAAGCCCAGAAACAGCTGATGGTGCACAAACTGCCTCAGGTCCTTCGGCTTCACCTCAAACGCTTCAG GTGGTCTGGGCGGAATCACCGGGAGAAGATCGGCGTCCACGTCAGCTTCGACCAGCTGCTCAACATGGAGCCGTACTGCTGCCGAGACCCCTCGCCGTGCTCCGCCCCCAGCAGCCCCAGCAGCTCCTGCAGCGCCGCGGGCTCGCCGCGCCCCGAGCACTTCCTGTACGACCTCTCCGCCGTGGTGATGCACCACGGGAAGGGCTTCGGCTCCGGCCACTACACGTCCTACTGCTACAACACGGAAGGAG GCTTCTGGGTTCACTGCAACGACTCCAAGCTGAACGTGTGctcggtggaggaggtgtgtcgCGCCCAGGCCTACATCCTCTT
- the ntn4 gene encoding netrin-4: MMILFAMILAVLSNPGLSVAVFRAGVAPRCDSRACNPRMGNLALGRRVLTQTVCGNNGTELYCSYADPNANRACDAVACAKCNAGLPLLSHLAGAMSDSSFRHPNTWWQSAEGAESETVQLDLEAEFFFTHLIVVFRSPRPAAMTLERSQDFGRSWKTLQYYAGNCSAAFGMEEGKAGRDGAACTDKYSGAYPCDRGEVIYRTLPKWESLDPFGVEGQQQLRVTNIRIRLLKRQSCPCQAKDLASAREAPPTRHFAVYDLVVKGSCLCNGHAEQCVAAPRYRPVRDRTNHVVHGKCVCRHNTAGDHCERCSPLYNDRPWQPADGLTGAPHECRKCKCNGHAHSCRFDWAAWRESGQRGGGVCDCLHDTEGRQCQRCRAGFHRDPQRPPTAPGSCKPCSCHPLGSMPFHLAQGSLCDPSNGNCVCKPGVGGSQCDGCMVGYWGFHEYGCRPCDCAGDCDPFTGDCVFGSDLDLYNLEGNSSEPARIFRADELFSALHYSEKCECKEQALTNSKLFCTTSYAYVLKVKVLSAHDKGSHAEVEVKVQKVLAQNTKLKIQRGRVTLYPESWTARGCTCPILNPGLEYLVAGHSDRKHGRLLVNMKSFVKPWKASLGRKVLTLLKRDCNW, from the exons ATGATGATTTTATTCGCTATGATCCTGGCCGTGTTGTCAAATccag GTCTGTCGGTGGCGGTGTTCCGTGCCGGCGTGGCCCCCCGCTGCGACAGCCGGGCCTGCAACCCCCGCATGGGCAACCTGGCCCTGGGCCGCCGGGTCCTGACGCAGACCGTCTGCGGCAACAACGGCACGGAGCTCTACTGCTCGTACGCCGACCCCAACGCCAACCGGGCGTGCGACGCCGTGGCGTGCGCCAAGTGCAACGCCGGCCTGCCCCTCCTGTCCCACCTGGCCGGCGCCATGTCGGACTCCTCCTTCCGCCACCCCAACACCTGGTGGCAGTCGGCCGAGGGGGCGGAGTCCGAGACGGTGCAGCTGGACCTGGAGGCGGAGTTCTTCTTCACGCACCTCATCGTGGTGTTTCGCTCGCCGAGGCCCGCCGCCATGACCCTGGAGCGCTCGCAGGACTTCGGGAGGTCGTGGAAGACGCTGCAGTACTACGCCGGCAACTGTAGCGCCGCCTTCGggatggaggaggggaaggCGGGGCGGGACGGGGCCGCCTGCACCGACAAATACTCCGGGGCGTACCCCTGCGACCGTGGAGag GTGATCTACCGCACCCTCCCGAAGTGGGAGTCCCTGGACCCGTTCGGGGTCGAGGGCCAGCAGCAGCTGAGGGTGACCAACATCCGGATCCGGTTGCTGAAGCGGCAGTCGTGCCCATGCCAGGCCAAAGACCTCGCCTCGGCGCgcgaggctcctcccactcgcCACTTTGCCGTCTACGACCTGGTGGTGAAGGGGAGCTGCCTCTGCAACGGACACGCCGAGCAGTGCGTCGCCGCCCCGCGCTACCGGCCCGTCAGAGACCGCACCAACCACGTG gtccatgggaagtgtgtgtgcCGACACAACACCGCAGGTGATCACTGCGAGCGTTGCTCTCCGCTCTACAACGACCGACCGTGGCAGCCGGCCGACGGACTGACGGGGGCACCGCACGAATGTCGGA AGTGCAAGTGTAACGGTCATGCTCACAGCTGCCGCTTCGACTGGGCGGCGTGGCGCGAGTCCGGccagcgcggcggcggcgtctgcGACTGTCTGCACGACACCGAGGGGCGCCAGTGTCAGAGGTGCAGAGCCGGCTTCCACCGAGACCCCCAGAGGCCGCCGACGGCCCCCGGCTCCTGCAAAc catgcagctgTCACCCCCTGGGCTCCATGCCCTTCCACCTGGCCCAGGGCTCGCTCTGCGACCCGTCCAACGGAAACTGCGTCTGCAAACCCGGCGTGGGGGGCAGCCAGTGCGACGGCTGCATGGTGGGCTACTGGGGCTTCCACGAGTACGGCTGCCGGCCCTGCGACTGCGCCGGAGACTGCGATCCGTTTACCGGAGACTGCGTGTTCGG ctctgaTCTGGACCTGTACAACTTGGAGGGAAACTCCAGCGAGCCGGCGAGGATCTTCAGAGCAGACGAACTCTTCTCTGCCCTCCACTACTCAG agaagtgcgagtgcAAAGAGCAGGCGCTGACCAACAGCAAACTCTTCTGCACCACGAGTTATGCGTACG TCCTGAAGGTGAAGGTGCTGTCGGCCCACGACAAGGGCTCCCACGCCGAGGTGGAGGTCAAAGTTCAGAAGGTGCTCGCCCAGAACACCAAGCTGAAGATCCAGAGGGGTCGGGTCACTCTTTACCCCGAGTCCTGGACCGCCCGGGGCTGCACCTGCCCGATCCTCAACCCAG GTCTGGAGTACCTGGTGGCGGGTCACTCGGACCGCAAGCACGGCCGCCTCCTGGTCAACATGAAGAGCTTCGTCAAGCCCTGGAAGGCCAGCCTGGGGCGCAAAGTCCTCACGCTGCTCAAGAGAGACTGCAACTGGTAG
- the snrpf gene encoding small nuclear ribonucleoprotein F, with protein sequence MSLPLNPKPFLNGLTGKPVMVKLKWGMEYKGYLVSVDGYMNMQLANTEEYVDGALAGHLGEVLVRCNNVLYIRGVEEEEEDGEMRE encoded by the exons ATG AGTTTACCTCTGAACCCGAAGCCTTTCCTCAACGGCCTCACCGGGAAACCCGTGATGGTGAAGCTGAAGTGGGGTATGGAGTATAAGGGTTACCTGGTGTCTGTGGACGGGTACATGAATATGCAG TTGGCGAACACGGAAGAGTACGTGGACGGAGCGTTGGCGGGTCATCTCGGTGAAGTGCTGGTCAG GTGCAATAACGTGTTGTACATCCGAGGcgtagaagaagaggaggaagacggtgAGATGAGGGAGTGA
- the amdhd1 gene encoding probable imidazolonepropionase, translating to MSSAYRLLVKDARQVVLICNDGEKFLTKNGMQNLCVIENGSVVIGRDGLIKAVGPAETIREQYPESSFDRVIDAAGMCVLPGLVDAHTHPVWAGDRVHEFAMKLAGATYMDVHRAGGGIHFTVEHTRAAGSPELLAALRGRLARMQRAGTTLVECKSGYGLELQAELKMLEVIEEAARTTPINISSTYCGAHAVPRGKTVAEATEDILQVQLPALKERMSAGTLSVHNIDVFCEEGVFDLRATRSILQAGKELGLDINFHGDELHPMNSAQLGAELGALAISHLEEVTDEGIAAMATTRTAAVLLPTTAYILRLPQPRARDMLDAGVIVALGSDFNPNAYCCSMPMVMHLACVNMRMSMPEALAAATINAAYALRRSHTHGSLEVGKHGDLLVLHATRWEHLIYQLGGHQELIRYVVVKGNVIVDNDNTMDL from the exons ATGTCCAGCGCTTACAGGCTGCTGGTGAAGGACGCCCGACAGGTCGTTCTGATCTGCAACGACGGAGAGAAGTTCCTCACCAAAAACGGGATGCAAAATCTGTGCGTGATTGAAAATGGGAGCGTAGTGATCGGGAG AGACGGGCTGATCAAAGCTGTGGGGCCCGCGGAGACCATCAGAGAGCAGTACCCCGAGTCGAGCTTCGATAGAGTGATCGATGCTGCAGGCATGTGCGTCCTGCCTG GGCTGGTGGACGCCCACACACACCCGGTCTGGGCTGGGGACAGGGTGCATGAGTTTGCAATGAAG CTGGCCGGTGCCACCTACATGGACGTGCACCGGGCCGGCGGAGGGATCCACTTCACCGTGGAGCACACGCGCGCCGCCGGCTCCCCGGAGCTGCTCGCCGCGCTGCGCGGCCGGCTGGCCCGCATGCAGCGAGCCGGCACCACGCTGGTGGAGTGCAAGAGCGGCTACGGCCTGGAGCTGCAGGCCGAGCTCAAGATGCTGGAGGTCATCGAGGAGGCCGCGCGCACGACGCCCATCAACATCTCCTCCACCTACTGCGGGGCCCACGCGGTGCCCag GGGGAAGACGGTTGCAGAAGCCACGGAGGACATCCTGCAGGTGCAGCTGCCGGCGCTCAAAGAGAGGATGTCCGCCGGCACGCTGAGTGTCCACAACATCGACGTGTTCTGCGAGGAAGGCGTGTTCGACCTGCGCGCCACGCGCTCCATCCTGCAGGCCGGGAAGGAGCTGGGCCTCGACATCAACTTCCACGGAGACGAGCTCCACCCCATGAACTCTGCTCAG CTGGGTGCAGAGCTCGGAGCCTTAGCCATCAGTCACCTGGAGGAGGTCACCGATGAGGGGATCGCTGCCATGGCAACAACGAGGACCGCCGCCGTCCTCCTTCCGACCACAGCGTACATCCTCcg gctgCCTCAGCCGCGGGCCAGAGACATGTTGGACGCTGGCGTCATCGTCGCCCTCGGCAGCGACTTCAACCCCAACGCCTACTGCTGCTCCATG CCGATGGTGATGCACCTGGCCTGCGTGAACATGAGGATGTCCATGCCCGAGGCCTTGGCGGCCGCCACCATCAACGCCGCCTACGCCCTgcggcgctcacacacacacggctcgcTGGAGGTCGGCAAGCACGGAGACCTGCTGGTCCTCCACGCCACGCG GTGGGAGCACCTGATCTACCAGCTGGGAGGACATCAGGAGCTGATTCGCTACGTCGTCGTCAAAGGAAACGTCATCGTTGACAACGACAACACGATGGATCTGTAG